A window from Neobacillus sp. PS3-40 encodes these proteins:
- a CDS encoding metal-sensitive transcriptional regulator translates to MNNTPQENDHCHSMMTERKSHHSEKIKKNLITRLNRVEGQIRGIKGLIEKDTYCDDVITQIAATQAALNSVAKILLEGHMKSCVVERIQEGDHEVVDELLTTIQRLMKK, encoded by the coding sequence ATGAATAATACTCCTCAGGAAAATGACCATTGCCATTCTATGATGACGGAACGCAAAAGCCATCATTCAGAAAAAATAAAGAAGAATCTGATTACCCGCTTAAATCGTGTTGAAGGACAGATTCGTGGCATAAAAGGTCTGATTGAAAAAGATACCTATTGCGATGATGTTATAACACAAATTGCTGCAACTCAAGCAGCATTAAACAGTGTCGCTAAAATTCTTTTGGAAGGTCACATGAAAAGCTGTGTGGTCGAGCGAATCCAAGAGGGTGATCATGAAGTTGTAGATGAATTGCTTACAACCATACAAAGACTAATGAAAAAATAG
- a CDS encoding FTR1 family protein, translating to MGKNLLLKITILLLVMGFVVHNPVLAAGDSSQDIKKAEVSVDNAIQFTVNGNLAEAKSAFDQFNKTWIEIEVGVKEHSHTAYRDIESNMGKVVYAFTLKKPDQVLQALKELKAVNEKYANGGYPKEIESNQADLSLDDFIVLLQKAKKDVNDQNKTQALQSMKKTSDNWLSVEGVVVAQSSKVYSDSERDLVTIQAMLSANPPNYVEASKLIDKMIEYLTPLATKSEYTYWDAAMILVREGLEALLVVIALLSFVKKSGASKGKAWIMSGVLGGLVVSTILAIIIKFVISSGAFGNNNALIAGWTGVFAAVMLLYMSYWLHSQSNVADWNRYIREKSQTALSTGKLVSLGVLSFLAVFREGTETVLFYIGMASQIKMQALLIGFLIGAGLLLIIAFLMIYVGLKLPLRPFFMVSSFIVFYLCIKFAGMGIHSLQLAGIIPTTNVERLPSMEFLALYPSWESTIPQLILVIGVVVIFFAKKFYNKKVIVAKNN from the coding sequence ATGGGGAAAAATCTGCTACTGAAAATTACTATCCTTCTATTAGTTATGGGATTTGTAGTCCATAATCCCGTTTTAGCAGCTGGAGACTCCAGCCAAGATATTAAAAAAGCTGAAGTATCAGTAGACAATGCAATCCAGTTTACTGTTAATGGGAATCTTGCTGAAGCAAAGAGTGCCTTTGATCAATTTAATAAAACATGGATAGAAATTGAAGTTGGCGTAAAAGAACATTCACATACAGCCTATCGGGACATCGAGTCTAATATGGGAAAAGTTGTCTATGCCTTTACCTTAAAGAAGCCAGATCAAGTTCTGCAGGCATTAAAAGAACTTAAGGCAGTTAATGAAAAATACGCTAATGGTGGGTATCCAAAAGAAATTGAAAGTAATCAAGCGGACCTCTCATTAGATGATTTTATCGTGCTTCTTCAAAAAGCAAAGAAGGACGTTAATGACCAAAATAAAACACAAGCACTTCAAAGTATGAAGAAAACAAGTGATAACTGGTTAAGTGTTGAGGGAGTTGTCGTTGCCCAATCATCTAAGGTCTATAGCGACTCTGAACGGGATTTGGTTACCATTCAGGCAATGCTGTCCGCTAATCCACCGAATTATGTCGAGGCTTCTAAATTAATTGATAAAATGATCGAGTATTTAACACCGTTAGCAACCAAATCTGAATACACGTATTGGGATGCGGCGATGATTTTGGTAAGAGAAGGTTTAGAGGCATTGCTAGTGGTGATAGCTCTCCTTTCTTTTGTAAAAAAATCAGGAGCGTCGAAGGGAAAAGCTTGGATCATGTCTGGGGTACTAGGAGGACTAGTTGTAAGCACTATTCTAGCCATCATCATCAAGTTTGTGATTTCCTCCGGTGCCTTTGGAAACAACAATGCTCTTATTGCTGGCTGGACAGGAGTCTTTGCTGCAGTAATGCTGTTGTATATGAGCTATTGGCTTCATAGCCAATCAAATGTAGCGGATTGGAATCGGTATATTCGAGAGAAAAGTCAAACTGCTTTATCAACAGGAAAGCTTGTTTCTTTAGGAGTTCTCTCTTTTCTAGCAGTTTTCCGTGAAGGTACTGAAACAGTATTGTTTTATATTGGAATGGCAAGTCAAATCAAAATGCAAGCTCTTTTAATTGGTTTCTTAATTGGAGCAGGACTTTTATTAATCATTGCCTTTTTAATGATTTATGTTGGATTGAAATTACCACTCCGCCCATTCTTTATGGTTTCTAGTTTCATTGTTTTTTACTTATGTATTAAGTTTGCGGGAATGGGAATTCACAGCCTACAATTAGCTGGAATTATCCCAACTACAAATGTTGAACGTTTACCGAGCATGGAATTTTTGGCTTTGTATCCATCATGGGAAAGTACAATCCCTCAACTAATACTAGTAATTGGAGTAGTTGTAATCTTTTTCGCGAAGAAATTTTACAATAAAAAGGTAATCGTAGCTAAAAACAATTAA
- the copZ gene encoding copper chaperone CopZ: protein MEKVTLNVQGMSCGHCVKAVEGSVGALSGVSTVKVDLKASTVDVEFNQQEISLDKIKETIDDQGYDVL, encoded by the coding sequence ATGGAAAAAGTAACATTGAATGTACAAGGAATGTCTTGCGGTCATTGTGTTAAAGCGGTAGAAGGAAGCGTTGGTGCTCTTAGTGGTGTTAGCACTGTTAAGGTAGATTTGAAGGCTTCTACAGTTGATGTAGAGTTTAACCAACAAGAAATCTCATTAGATAAAATTAAAGAAACCATTGACGATCAAGGATACGATGTTTTATAA
- a CDS encoding heavy metal translocating P-type ATPase, protein MNQSLKETHLQISGMTCAACAIRIEKGLNKLEGVEVASVNLALEKSAIKYDPAKIKVEDIQKRIKDLGYDVVTNKIEIEITGMTCAACAARIEKGLNKQEGVAKANVNLALEKAMVEYNPSTLTTDEVIKKIESLGYGARVKEDAKETIDHRQKEIESQTRKLILSAILSFPLLWAMVGHFSFTTFIWVPKIFMNPWMQFVLATPVQFIIGKQFYISAFKALKNKSANMDVLVSLGTSAAYFYSVYLSFMSIGESAHTVELYYETSSILITLIILGKLFEAKAKGRSSEAIKKLMGLQAKMATVERAGIESEIPLDEVIVGDIVHVKPGEKIPVDGKILEGHSAIDESMLTGESIPVDKSVGDEVIGATINKNGFIKVEATKVGKDTALAQIIKVVEEAQGSKAPIQRLADKISGVFVPIVVGLAVVTFFIWYVWVTPGDFAEALEKMIAVLVIACPCALGLATPTSIMAGSGRAAEYGILFKGGEHLEMTHRISTVVLDKTGTITNGTPVLTDVLLNSSQTEEEFLALVGSAEKQSEHPLAQAIVQGIKEKGITLKEIREFEAIPGFGIKAIVDGKELLVGTRKLLNKHNVPVANALEQMSELEKNGKTAMLVAINGQYAGIVAVADTIKETSKMAIQRLKNMGIEVVMITGDNLQTAEVIAAQVNVDQVIAEILPEGKAEEIKKLQAQGKTVAMVGDGINDAPALAVADIGMAIGTGADVAMEAADITLIRGDLNSIADAIFMSRKTIRNIKQNLFWAFAYNMLGIPIAAFGFLAPWLAGSAMAFSSVSVVLNALRLQKVKL, encoded by the coding sequence ATGAACCAAAGTTTAAAAGAAACCCATTTACAAATATCAGGCATGACCTGTGCTGCTTGTGCGATCCGAATTGAAAAAGGTTTAAATAAATTAGAGGGCGTCGAAGTTGCAAGTGTAAATCTTGCATTAGAAAAATCAGCTATCAAATATGATCCAGCAAAAATAAAAGTTGAAGATATACAAAAGCGGATTAAAGATTTAGGGTATGACGTTGTTACAAATAAAATAGAGATTGAGATTACAGGAATGACCTGTGCTGCCTGTGCTGCCAGAATTGAAAAAGGATTAAATAAGCAAGAGGGTGTAGCCAAGGCAAATGTAAACTTGGCTCTTGAAAAGGCAATGGTTGAATATAACCCAAGCACACTTACGACTGATGAAGTTATTAAAAAGATAGAAAGCCTAGGTTACGGTGCAAGAGTAAAGGAAGACGCGAAAGAGACGATTGATCATCGCCAGAAAGAAATTGAATCCCAAACGAGAAAATTGATCTTATCGGCTATTCTATCTTTTCCATTATTGTGGGCTATGGTCGGCCACTTTTCGTTTACCACCTTTATTTGGGTTCCAAAAATATTTATGAATCCGTGGATGCAGTTTGTGTTAGCTACCCCAGTGCAATTTATAATAGGAAAACAATTCTATATAAGTGCATTTAAAGCATTGAAAAATAAAAGTGCTAATATGGATGTACTTGTTTCATTAGGTACATCTGCCGCCTATTTTTACAGTGTTTATTTATCATTTATGTCAATTGGTGAAAGTGCACACACTGTCGAACTTTATTATGAAACAAGTTCGATCCTTATTACGTTAATTATTCTCGGAAAACTTTTCGAAGCGAAAGCAAAAGGAAGATCTTCTGAAGCAATCAAAAAGCTGATGGGGTTGCAGGCAAAAATGGCAACTGTCGAAAGAGCAGGAATAGAAAGTGAAATTCCGCTTGATGAAGTGATTGTAGGGGATATCGTGCATGTAAAACCTGGAGAAAAGATTCCGGTGGATGGAAAAATTCTCGAAGGGCATTCAGCTATAGATGAATCGATGTTAACTGGTGAAAGTATTCCAGTTGATAAGAGCGTCGGAGATGAAGTAATTGGGGCGACAATTAATAAAAATGGTTTTATTAAAGTTGAAGCAACAAAGGTTGGGAAGGATACAGCATTAGCGCAGATAATTAAAGTCGTTGAAGAGGCGCAAGGTTCAAAAGCACCGATTCAAAGACTTGCTGATAAAATCTCGGGAGTTTTTGTTCCAATTGTTGTCGGGCTAGCTGTTGTAACTTTCTTTATATGGTATGTATGGGTGACACCAGGTGATTTTGCTGAGGCATTAGAGAAAATGATTGCTGTCCTTGTTATTGCTTGTCCATGCGCATTAGGGCTTGCTACTCCAACTTCCATTATGGCTGGATCAGGTCGTGCGGCTGAATATGGAATATTGTTTAAAGGTGGCGAGCACTTAGAAATGACGCATCGTATTTCCACTGTTGTTTTAGACAAAACAGGTACTATTACTAATGGTACTCCTGTCCTAACAGATGTTCTGCTTAATTCTTCTCAAACGGAAGAAGAGTTTTTAGCTCTTGTAGGTTCTGCAGAAAAACAATCTGAGCATCCATTAGCCCAAGCGATTGTACAAGGAATTAAAGAAAAGGGTATCACTTTAAAGGAAATACGAGAGTTTGAGGCTATACCTGGTTTTGGAATCAAAGCAATTGTAGATGGAAAAGAGCTATTAGTTGGAACGAGAAAATTATTGAATAAACACAATGTTCCTGTTGCCAATGCATTAGAGCAGATGTCTGAATTAGAAAAGAATGGGAAAACAGCCATGCTTGTTGCTATTAACGGTCAATATGCAGGAATTGTTGCGGTTGCAGATACAATTAAAGAAACGTCTAAAATGGCTATTCAGCGTCTGAAAAATATGGGAATTGAAGTGGTTATGATTACCGGGGATAATCTGCAGACTGCTGAGGTGATCGCTGCTCAGGTTAATGTCGATCAAGTGATTGCTGAAATTCTTCCTGAAGGTAAGGCTGAAGAGATTAAGAAATTACAAGCACAAGGGAAGACGGTTGCAATGGTTGGCGATGGCATCAATGACGCACCTGCACTTGCGGTTGCAGATATTGGGATGGCCATTGGAACGGGTGCAGATGTAGCAATGGAAGCTGCAGATATTACTCTTATTCGCGGGGATTTAAATAGTATCGCTGACGCAATCTTTATGAGTAGAAAAACGATCCGGAATATTAAGCAAAACCTTTTCTGGGCATTTGCTTATAATATGCTTGGTATTCCTATTGCTGCTTTTGGATTCCTGGCACCATGGCTTGCTGGGTCTGCCATGGCGTTTAGCTCTGTGTCGGTTGTCCTCAATGCATTACGTCTACAAAAAGTGAAATTGTAA